The region CTTTTCTAAAAGCTTACCCGCTATGGCGTGGAGGGCGTTCATATTTCCGGAGAGCAATCCCCTTGCCCTTTCATAACAGCCCCGGACCATGCTCTGCAATTCTTCATCGATCTCCTGGGCGGTACTTTCACTGAAATCCCTTTGTCTTCCTATCTCTTTGCCGAGGAATATGTGTTCCTCGTTCTTTCCGTAATTCAAAGGCCCGAGCTTCTCGCTCATGCCCCACTCGCAGACCATCTTCCTCGCGATCGCCGTTGCCCTCTCGATGTCGTTTCCTGCGCCCGTCGTCGAGTGGTTGAAGATGAGTTCCTCCGCAGCCCTGCCTCCAAGGAGGATGGTTATGTTGTTGAGGAGATACTCTTTCGGATAGGTGTGCCGTTCATCTATGGGGAGCTGCTGGGTAATCCCGAGCGCCCTGCCCCGCGGGATAATGGTAACCTTATGGATAGGGTCGGATCCGGGAATCATCCTTGCCACAAGGGCATGACCTGCCTCGTGATATGCGGCATTCTTCCTTTCCTCAAAGGGTATGATCATGCTTCTTCGTTCAACACCCATGAGGACTTTGTCTTTTGCGTGCTCGAAATCGTCGTTCTCGATGGACTTTTTTGCCCTTCTGGCGGCGATGAGGGCCGCTTCGTTGACAAGGTTTTCAAGGTCGGCGCCTG is a window of Syntrophorhabdaceae bacterium DNA encoding:
- the ftsH gene encoding ATP-dependent zinc metalloprotease FtsH yields the protein FNISGSDFVEMFVGVGASRVRDLFNQGKKNAPCIIFIDEIDAVGRHRGAGLGGGHDEREQTLNQLLVEMDGFESNEGVIVMSATNRPDVLDPALLRPGRFDRQIVVSTPDVKGREAILKVHTRKTVVSDDVDLSIIARGTPGFSGADLENLVNEAALIAARRAKKSIENDDFEHAKDKVLMGVERRSMIIPFEERKNAAYHEAGHALVARMIPGSDPIHKVTIIPRGRALGITQQLPIDERHTYPKEYLLNNITILLGGRAAEELIFNHSTTGAGNDIERATAIARKMVCEWGMSEKLGPLNYGKNEEHIFLGKEIGRQRDFSESTAQEIDEELQSMVRGCYERARGLLSGNMNALHAIAGKLLEKEALDGQEIDVIIRENMDEKEKGVAMQ